From Lysobacter silvisoli, the proteins below share one genomic window:
- a CDS encoding energy transducer TonB, with amino-acid sequence MSKPVPAPTRPAFDLAAWRPQRKALWWVLGAFALGLALFLLVWSRSREYDFYRANDIAPPTAAGPDYAPLPAPMSGDEGSGVGTPQAAAPAASGEQPRLVETAPPPPPADAAVPSRPQDAAPAATATSDPSPIAGQNPSPRYPPQALRRGESGTVTVRVQIGPDGVPSGVAVATSSGSRTLDRAAQDAVRRWRFRPALANGQPVPGTVMVPITFDANR; translated from the coding sequence ATGTCCAAGCCTGTCCCCGCGCCCACCCGTCCCGCCTTCGACCTGGCCGCGTGGCGGCCGCAGCGCAAAGCCCTGTGGTGGGTGCTCGGCGCGTTCGCGCTGGGCCTGGCGCTGTTCCTGCTGGTGTGGTCGCGCAGCCGCGAGTACGACTTCTACCGCGCCAACGACATCGCGCCGCCGACCGCGGCCGGCCCGGACTACGCGCCGCTGCCGGCGCCGATGTCCGGCGACGAGGGCAGCGGCGTAGGTACGCCGCAGGCGGCCGCGCCCGCCGCCAGCGGCGAGCAGCCGCGCCTGGTCGAAACCGCGCCGCCCCCGCCGCCGGCCGATGCCGCGGTGCCGTCGCGCCCGCAGGACGCGGCCCCGGCCGCGACCGCCACGTCCGACCCCAGCCCGATCGCGGGCCAGAACCCCTCGCCGCGTTATCCGCCGCAGGCGCTGCGCCGCGGCGAGAGCGGCACGGTCACCGTGCGCGTGCAGATCGGTCCCGATGGCGTGCCCAGCGGGGTGGCCGTGGCCACCAGCAGCGGCTCGCGCACCCTGGACCGCGCGGCCCAGGACGCGGTGCGGCGCTGGCGCTTCCGCCCGGCCCTGGCCAACGGCCAGCCGGTGCCGGGTACCGTGATGGTCCCCATCACGTTCGATGCCAATCGCTGA
- the serS gene encoding serine--tRNA ligase → MLDPVLLRQHLSDTAARLRQTRGYELDVAALESLESERKQIQTRTQELQNLRNTRSKAIGQAKAKGEDTSALMAEVASFGDELKASEVRLDEIRAKLDTLTAGIPNLPHASVPQGSDESGNAEQHRWGTPRSFDFAVKDHVELGARKGWLDGDTAAKLSGARFTVLRGSLARLHRALAQFMLDLHVDQHGYQEANVPLLVNADSMRGTGQLPKFEDDLFATVVGEGEAASKRYLIPTSEVPLTNIVRDEIVEADALPLRMAAHSMCFRAEAGSHGRDTRGMIRQHQFEKVELVTIASPEHSYDEHERMTRCAEVVLEKLGLPYRRMLLCTGDMGFSAAKTYDLEVWLPSQDTYREISSCSNCEDFQARRMQARWRNPANGKPEPVHTLNGSGVAVGRALIAVMENYQNADGSIEVPEALRPYMGGVERID, encoded by the coding sequence ATGCTCGATCCCGTCCTGCTGCGTCAGCACCTGTCCGATACCGCCGCGCGCCTGCGCCAGACCCGCGGCTATGAGCTCGACGTGGCGGCGCTGGAGTCGCTGGAAAGCGAGCGCAAGCAGATTCAGACCCGGACCCAGGAGCTGCAGAACCTGCGCAACACGCGTTCCAAGGCGATCGGCCAGGCCAAGGCCAAGGGCGAGGACACCAGCGCGCTGATGGCCGAGGTCGCCAGCTTCGGCGACGAACTCAAGGCCAGCGAAGTCCGCCTGGACGAGATCCGCGCCAAGCTCGACACGCTGACCGCCGGCATCCCCAACCTGCCGCACGCATCGGTGCCGCAGGGCAGCGACGAGAGCGGCAACGCCGAACAGCACCGCTGGGGCACGCCGCGCAGCTTCGATTTCGCGGTCAAGGACCATGTCGAACTGGGTGCGCGCAAGGGCTGGCTGGACGGCGACACCGCGGCCAAGCTCTCGGGTGCGCGCTTCACCGTGCTGCGCGGCTCGCTGGCGCGGCTGCACCGCGCGCTGGCGCAGTTCATGCTGGACCTGCACGTGGACCAGCACGGTTACCAGGAAGCCAATGTTCCGCTGCTGGTCAACGCCGATTCCATGCGCGGCACCGGCCAGCTGCCCAAGTTCGAGGACGATCTGTTCGCCACCGTGGTCGGCGAGGGCGAGGCGGCCAGCAAGCGCTATCTGATCCCGACGTCGGAAGTGCCGCTGACCAACATCGTGCGCGACGAGATCGTCGAGGCCGATGCGTTGCCGCTGCGCATGGCGGCGCATTCGATGTGCTTCCGCGCCGAGGCCGGCAGCCACGGCCGCGATACCCGCGGCATGATCCGCCAGCACCAGTTCGAGAAGGTCGAGCTGGTGACCATCGCCTCGCCGGAGCACAGCTACGACGAGCACGAGCGCATGACCCGCTGCGCGGAAGTGGTGCTGGAGAAGCTGGGCCTGCCTTACCGCCGCATGCTGCTGTGCACGGGCGATATGGGCTTCTCGGCGGCCAAGACCTACGACCTGGAAGTGTGGCTGCCCAGTCAGGACACCTACCGCGAGATTTCCTCGTGCTCCAACTGCGAAGACTTCCAGGCACGGCGCATGCAGGCGCGCTGGCGCAATCCGGCCAACGGCAAGCCCGAGCCGGTGCACACGCTCAACGGCTCCGGTGTGGCCGTGGGCCGGGCGCTGATCGCGGTGATGGAGAACTATCAGAACGCCGATGGCTCGATCGAGGTGCCCGAGGCGCTGCGGCCGTACATGGGCGGGGTCGAGCGGATCGACTGA
- the pgl gene encoding 6-phosphogluconolactonase has product MHAHRGRDVWTWACAVAIAAELRRDLLLRPRARLLLSGGTTPGPVYRALSKAPLEWSRVDIGLVDERWLLPDDPDSNARTVRSQLLQDHAAAARFEALTLAGRRIEDAVAAANAHAQLGASAAVLGMGEDGHTASLFPGSRDLERALSSRQAYVAVDADGVPGAQGWPRRVSLTPAGLARVQTRLLLITGERKREVFEAALRSGDVKRYPVLAALDAAHASPLHVHWCE; this is encoded by the coding sequence ATGCACGCGCACCGCGGCCGCGACGTGTGGACGTGGGCCTGCGCCGTGGCCATCGCCGCCGAACTGCGCCGCGATCTGCTGCTGCGCCCGCGCGCGCGCCTGCTGCTGTCCGGCGGCACCACGCCCGGCCCGGTCTACCGCGCGCTGTCCAAGGCGCCGCTGGAATGGAGCCGCGTGGATATCGGTCTGGTCGACGAACGCTGGCTGCTGCCGGACGACCCCGACAGCAACGCCCGCACCGTGCGCAGCCAACTGCTGCAGGACCATGCCGCGGCCGCGCGCTTCGAAGCGCTGACCCTGGCCGGGCGCCGCATCGAGGACGCGGTGGCCGCGGCCAATGCGCACGCCCAACTCGGCGCCAGCGCGGCGGTGTTGGGCATGGGCGAGGACGGCCACACCGCCTCGCTGTTCCCCGGCAGCCGCGACCTGGAACGCGCCTTGAGCAGCCGCCAGGCCTATGTCGCCGTCGACGCCGACGGCGTACCCGGCGCACAAGGCTGGCCGCGCCGCGTCAGCCTGACTCCCGCCGGCCTGGCCCGCGTGCAGACGCGTTTGTTGCTGATCACCGGCGAGCGCAAGCGCGAGGTATTCGAGGCCGCGCTGCGCAGCGGGGATGTGAAGCGTTACCCCGTGCTCGCGGCCCTGGACGCCGCGCACGCTTCGCCTTTGCACGTGCATTGGTGCGAATAG
- the glk gene encoding glucokinase: protein MSEVLLADIGGTNARFALAAPQLDAPLRADSVQVFAVADFPSLADAARHYLDRVGAAPGEAVFAVAGRVDGDEARITNHPWVISATRTGQALGLQRLRLVNDFAAQAMAVSLLQPEDVVAIGGAPWRGGDGDGDRTYAVIGAGTGLGVGGLIRRDGRYYPLQTEGGHVSFAPGTPEEIEILQRLSGEFGRVSNERLVSGSGLVNLHRALSQIAGEDPGPLQPADITAMAREGDARCLRAIDVFCAVYGAAAGDLVLTLGAWDGVFLPGGLVPRLMPWLQHSGFRQRFEHKGRFSPAMARIPTLAVTHPQPGLLGAAALARHTPS, encoded by the coding sequence ATGAGCGAAGTACTGCTGGCCGACATCGGCGGCACCAACGCGCGCTTCGCCCTGGCCGCGCCGCAACTGGACGCGCCGTTGCGCGCCGACAGCGTGCAGGTGTTCGCGGTCGCCGACTTCCCGTCGCTGGCCGACGCCGCGCGCCACTACCTGGATCGCGTCGGCGCGGCGCCTGGCGAAGCCGTGTTCGCCGTGGCCGGCCGCGTCGACGGCGACGAGGCGCGCATCACCAACCATCCCTGGGTGATCTCCGCCACGCGCACCGGCCAGGCACTGGGCCTGCAACGCCTGCGCCTGGTCAACGACTTCGCCGCGCAGGCCATGGCGGTGTCGCTGCTGCAGCCCGAGGACGTGGTGGCGATCGGCGGCGCGCCGTGGCGCGGCGGCGATGGCGACGGCGACCGCACCTATGCGGTGATCGGCGCGGGCACCGGCCTGGGCGTCGGCGGATTGATCCGCCGCGACGGCCGCTACTACCCGCTGCAGACCGAAGGCGGCCACGTCAGCTTCGCGCCGGGCACACCGGAGGAGATCGAGATTCTGCAGCGCCTGTCGGGCGAATTCGGCCGCGTTTCCAACGAGCGTCTGGTCAGCGGCAGCGGCCTGGTCAACCTGCACCGCGCGCTGAGCCAGATCGCCGGCGAAGACCCGGGCCCGCTGCAACCGGCCGACATCACCGCGATGGCGCGCGAGGGCGATGCGCGCTGCCTGCGCGCGATCGACGTGTTCTGCGCCGTCTACGGCGCCGCTGCCGGCGATCTGGTGCTCACCCTGGGCGCCTGGGACGGCGTGTTCCTGCCCGGCGGCCTGGTGCCGCGCCTGATGCCGTGGCTGCAGCATTCCGGCTTCCGTCAGCGCTTCGAGCACAAGGGCCGCTTCTCGCCCGCGATGGCGCGCATTCCCACCCTCGCCGTGACCCATCCGCAGCCCGGTTTGCTCGGCGCGGCCGCCTTGGCCAGGCACACGCCAAGCTAA
- the zwf gene encoding glucose-6-phosphate dehydrogenase, whose translation MHDTLLLFGATGDLAQRYLFPSLIHLWRDRLLPEGFRLVAVGRQEMSSEAFRSWLRERMAAEAADDAAAVDGLLRSIDYVAVDLRDTAAIAAALSPYADRPSVSYLATPPDLFVPVAQGLSAAGVLADPSRLVLEKPIGRDLASAREINAALRACLDESRIFRIDHYLGKAAVQNLLALRLGNTLLEAVWQHRWIESVDILVAETAGVDGREEYYAGYGALRDMVQNHMLQLLALIAMEPPSNLDADSIREEKRKVLRALRPMGQADAAQDTVRGRYGAGVVEGRAVKGFVHDAPVETFVALRTWIDNWRWAGVPFRLVTGKRLAARATEVVVSFKPVSHWLFERPARGRERPNRLRMRLQPDETVELGLMGSLAAPEWGALELRPMSLDLSMSNSPQRRIAYERLLVDALRGNQTLFVRDDEVESAWQWIDSVERAWSATAQPVIEYPAGSWGPAEAAAFLPATLGQSRGGQA comes from the coding sequence ATGCACGACACCCTGTTGCTGTTCGGCGCCACCGGCGACCTGGCCCAGCGCTACCTGTTCCCATCGCTGATCCACCTGTGGCGGGACCGGCTGCTGCCCGAGGGCTTCCGCCTGGTCGCGGTGGGCCGGCAGGAGATGAGCAGCGAGGCTTTCCGCAGCTGGTTGCGCGAACGCATGGCCGCCGAGGCGGCCGACGACGCCGCGGCCGTGGACGGCCTGCTGCGCAGCATCGACTACGTGGCGGTGGACCTGCGCGACACCGCCGCGATCGCCGCGGCGCTGTCGCCCTACGCCGACCGCCCCAGCGTGAGCTACCTGGCCACGCCGCCGGATCTGTTCGTGCCGGTGGCGCAGGGCCTGAGCGCGGCCGGCGTGCTCGCCGATCCTTCGCGCCTGGTGCTGGAAAAGCCGATCGGCCGCGACCTGGCCTCGGCGCGCGAGATCAACGCCGCGCTGCGCGCCTGCCTGGACGAGTCGCGGATCTTCCGCATCGACCATTACCTGGGCAAGGCCGCGGTGCAGAATCTGCTCGCGCTGCGCCTGGGCAACACCTTGCTGGAAGCGGTGTGGCAGCACCGCTGGATCGAATCGGTCGACATCCTGGTGGCCGAGACCGCCGGCGTGGACGGCCGCGAGGAGTACTACGCCGGCTACGGCGCGCTGCGCGACATGGTCCAGAACCACATGCTGCAGCTGCTCGCCCTGATCGCCATGGAGCCGCCGTCCAACCTGGACGCCGACAGCATCCGCGAAGAAAAGCGCAAGGTGCTGCGCGCGCTGCGGCCGATGGGCCAGGCCGACGCCGCCCAGGACACCGTGCGCGGGCGCTACGGCGCCGGCGTGGTCGAAGGCCGCGCGGTCAAAGGCTTCGTCCACGACGCGCCGGTGGAAACCTTCGTCGCCCTGCGCACCTGGATCGACAACTGGCGCTGGGCCGGCGTGCCCTTCCGCCTGGTCACCGGCAAGCGCCTGGCTGCGCGCGCGACCGAAGTGGTGGTGTCGTTCAAGCCGGTCTCGCACTGGCTGTTCGAACGCCCCGCGCGCGGGCGCGAGCGCCCCAACCGCCTGCGCATGCGCCTGCAGCCCGACGAGACCGTGGAATTGGGCCTGATGGGCAGCCTGGCCGCGCCCGAATGGGGCGCGCTGGAACTGCGGCCGATGTCGCTGGACCTGTCGATGTCGAACTCGCCGCAGCGGCGCATCGCCTACGAGCGCCTGCTGGTGGATGCGCTGCGCGGCAACCAGACCCTGTTCGTGCGCGACGACGAAGTCGAATCGGCCTGGCAATGGATCGACAGCGTGGAACGCGCCTGGAGCGCGACCGCGCAGCCGGTGATCGAGTACCCGGCCGGCTCCTGGGGCCCGGCCGAAGCCGCAGCGTTCCTGCCGGCCACCTTGGGCCAGTCGCGCGGAGGCCAGGCATGA
- a CDS encoding GH1 family beta-glucosidase — translation MSQVRVFPEGFLWGAATAAHQIEGSPLADGAGPSIWTRFAHTPGMTLNGDTGDVACDHYRRWKDDVALMKQLGLQAYRFSVSWSRILPEGTGRVNQAGVDFYSRLVDELLANGIEPLLTLYHWDMPAALDDRGGWLNRDCADWFAEYGSVLYRALDGRVKKWVTLNEPWVITDGGYLHGALAPGHRSRFEAPIASHNLMRAHGAAVQAYRAIGQHEIGLVVNIEPKYAATDSAADAAAVKRAHAYMNEQYLDPALLGSYPPELREIFGEAWPEWPAEDYALIKQSLDFIGVNYYTRSVTKDAISYPLNTGVVRQPSGTYTETGWEVFPQGLTDTLTWVKQRYGDIPMYITENGAAFFDPPVAEPDASGERRVRDPLRMDYLQKHISAVHDAIQAGCDIRGYMVWSLLDNLEWSLGYSKRFGVVHVNYGTQERTPKDSARWYSNVIASHGRSLAEPLP, via the coding sequence ATGAGCCAAGTTCGAGTCTTTCCCGAGGGTTTCCTGTGGGGCGCGGCCACTGCCGCGCACCAGATCGAGGGCTCGCCCCTGGCCGACGGCGCCGGCCCCAGCATCTGGACCCGCTTCGCCCATACCCCGGGGATGACCCTCAACGGCGACACCGGCGACGTCGCCTGCGACCACTACCGGCGCTGGAAGGACGACGTGGCGCTGATGAAGCAGCTGGGCCTGCAGGCCTACCGCTTCAGCGTGTCCTGGTCGCGGATCCTGCCCGAGGGCACCGGCCGGGTGAACCAGGCCGGCGTGGACTTCTATTCGCGCCTGGTCGACGAACTGCTGGCCAACGGCATCGAGCCGCTGTTGACCCTCTACCACTGGGACATGCCGGCGGCACTGGACGACCGCGGCGGCTGGCTCAACCGCGACTGCGCCGACTGGTTCGCCGAGTACGGCAGCGTGCTCTACCGCGCCCTCGACGGCCGGGTGAAGAAGTGGGTCACCCTCAACGAACCCTGGGTCATCACCGACGGCGGCTACCTGCACGGCGCGCTCGCGCCGGGCCACCGCAGCCGCTTCGAGGCGCCCATCGCCAGCCACAACCTGATGCGCGCGCATGGCGCCGCGGTGCAGGCCTACCGCGCGATCGGCCAGCACGAGATCGGCCTGGTGGTGAACATCGAGCCCAAGTACGCGGCCACCGATTCGGCCGCCGACGCGGCCGCGGTCAAGCGCGCGCACGCCTACATGAACGAGCAGTACCTCGATCCCGCCCTGCTCGGCTCCTACCCGCCGGAGCTGCGCGAGATCTTCGGCGAGGCCTGGCCGGAATGGCCGGCCGAAGACTACGCCCTGATCAAGCAGTCGCTGGACTTCATCGGCGTCAACTACTACACCCGCAGCGTCACCAAGGACGCGATCAGCTACCCGCTCAATACCGGCGTGGTGCGCCAGCCCTCGGGCACCTACACCGAGACCGGCTGGGAAGTGTTCCCGCAGGGCCTGACCGACACCCTGACCTGGGTCAAGCAGCGCTACGGCGACATTCCCATGTACATCACCGAGAACGGCGCGGCCTTCTTCGATCCGCCGGTGGCCGAGCCCGACGCCAGCGGCGAGCGACGCGTGCGCGACCCGCTGCGCATGGACTACCTGCAAAAGCACATCAGCGCGGTGCACGACGCGATCCAGGCCGGCTGCGACATCCGCGGCTACATGGTGTGGTCGCTGCTGGACAACCTGGAATGGTCGCTGGGCTATTCCAAGCGCTTCGGCGTGGTCCACGTGAACTACGGCACCCAGGAGCGCACGCCCAAGGACAGCGCGCGCTGGTACTCCAACGTGATCGCCAGCCATGGCCGCTCGCTGGCGGAGCCGCTACCTTAA
- a CDS encoding ABC transporter ATP-binding protein, which translates to MAKVTLEGLRKVYPNGFVGVDGASFDIRDGELLVLVGPSGCGKSTLLRMIAGLETISAGELRIGERRVNEVAPKDRDIAMVFQSYALYPHMTVAENLGFGLKLRGASKDEIARRVAEAADMLELAPLLQRKPAALSGGQRQRVALGRALVRQPQVFLLDEPLSNLDAKLRMGMRVEIARLHRQLGTTMIYVTHDQIEAMTLGQRIVVLKDGKIQQIDTPMALYRHPVNLFVATFLGSPKMNLLWGEVTEREGRLALRIAEGVELPLQPEPALRETVRGYLGRQLTVGLRPEDMHLAQAAPERLPARVEAVEPVGNEAFLNLGCGGCELVVRLPPYDLPVAGDTVHLGYDAQRMHYFDPESELNLRVPPAAEAVERAA; encoded by the coding sequence ATGGCGAAGGTCACGCTTGAAGGGCTGCGCAAGGTCTACCCGAACGGGTTCGTCGGCGTGGACGGCGCCAGTTTCGATATCCGCGACGGCGAACTGCTGGTGCTGGTGGGCCCCTCGGGCTGCGGTAAGTCGACCCTGCTGCGCATGATCGCCGGGCTGGAAACCATCAGCGCGGGCGAGCTGCGCATCGGCGAGCGCCGGGTCAACGAGGTCGCGCCCAAGGACCGCGACATCGCCATGGTGTTCCAGAGCTACGCGCTATACCCGCACATGACCGTGGCCGAGAATCTGGGCTTCGGCCTGAAGCTGCGCGGCGCGTCCAAGGACGAGATCGCGCGGCGCGTGGCCGAGGCGGCGGACATGCTGGAGCTGGCGCCGCTGCTGCAGCGCAAGCCGGCGGCGCTGTCCGGCGGCCAGCGCCAGCGCGTGGCCCTGGGCCGCGCCCTGGTGCGGCAGCCGCAGGTGTTCCTGCTCGACGAGCCGCTGTCCAACCTGGACGCCAAGCTGCGCATGGGCATGCGCGTGGAGATCGCGCGCCTGCACCGGCAGCTGGGCACCACCATGATCTACGTGACCCACGACCAGATCGAGGCCATGACCCTGGGCCAGCGCATCGTGGTGCTCAAGGACGGCAAGATCCAGCAGATCGACACGCCGATGGCGCTGTACCGCCATCCGGTCAATTTGTTCGTGGCCACCTTCCTGGGCAGCCCGAAGATGAACCTGCTCTGGGGCGAAGTGACCGAGCGCGAGGGCCGCCTGGCCCTGCGCATCGCCGAAGGTGTGGAGCTGCCGCTGCAGCCGGAGCCCGCATTGCGCGAGACCGTGCGCGGCTATCTGGGCCGCCAGCTCACCGTCGGCCTGCGTCCTGAGGACATGCACCTGGCGCAGGCCGCGCCCGAGCGCCTGCCCGCGCGCGTGGAAGCGGTGGAGCCGGTGGGCAACGAAGCCTTCCTCAACCTGGGCTGCGGCGGCTGCGAACTGGTGGTGCGCCTGCCGCCCTACGATCTGCCGGTGGCCGGCGACACCGTGCACCTGGGCTACGACGCGCAGCGCATGCATTACTTCGACCCGGAGAGCGAGCTCAATCTGCGGGTGCCGCCTGCGGCCGAGGCGGTCGAGCGCGCGGCGTGA